The following are encoded in a window of Lichenicola cladoniae genomic DNA:
- a CDS encoding MerR family transcriptional regulator: protein MADALIAVVQDERLLTVTELAAELGVTARAIRFYEDKGLIQPGRVGATRAYTRREHARMQLILRGKRLGFSLREIKEFLDLYDVDPEHDEQKRLLLRAVRDRIRQLRVMNAALVRTLDELQAIELQVSSALER, encoded by the coding sequence ATGGCAGATGCCCTGATCGCAGTCGTTCAAGACGAGCGGTTGTTGACCGTTACGGAACTGGCTGCCGAGCTCGGGGTGACGGCGCGTGCAATCCGTTTCTATGAGGATAAGGGCCTGATCCAGCCGGGCCGGGTCGGGGCCACGCGTGCCTATACCCGTCGCGAACATGCCCGGATGCAGCTGATCCTGCGCGGCAAGCGGCTCGGCTTCAGCCTGCGCGAGATCAAGGAGTTCCTCGACCTCTACGATGTCGATCCCGAGCATGACGAACAGAAGCGCCTGCTGCTCCGCGCGGTCCGCGACCGGATCAGGCAGCTTCGCGTCATGAATGCCGCACTGGTCCGCACCCTGGACGAGCTGCAGGCAATCGAGCTGCAGGTCTCCTCCGCGCTCGAACGCTGA
- a CDS encoding phospholipase D-like domain-containing protein, translating into MKLVVQPDDGVRSVTALIDAARRTVSIKVFTFTSPEILAALEAAAARGVTVRVMLNPQRSSGSRANDETRERLVRSGIRCDWSSPGFAVTHEKSMVVDGRTTLIATFNFCEKYFTTTRDYGLVLHDEAVAAEVGACFEADLARRPFEPGPGSRLLWSNTSSRQVMCDFIDGAGKSLSVQHPKFVDMTVLDRLMAALDRGVAVKVLCGGKHGISDYDLLDTFSSLHMLRRAGARVHKQHGLRTHAKLILADDARALVGSMNIDRSAFDLRRELGIIVDAPEIVPGLKRVFEGDWDESRRYDAPDPLMAAAHVENDQPHDPDYVRE; encoded by the coding sequence ATGAAACTGGTTGTGCAGCCGGACGACGGGGTGCGCAGCGTCACCGCGCTGATCGATGCGGCGCGGCGCACCGTCTCGATCAAGGTGTTCACCTTCACCTCGCCGGAGATCCTGGCAGCGTTGGAAGCGGCGGCGGCACGCGGCGTTACGGTGCGGGTGATGCTGAACCCGCAACGTTCATCGGGCAGCCGCGCCAACGACGAGACGCGCGAACGGTTGGTGCGGTCCGGCATCCGGTGCGACTGGAGCAGCCCGGGCTTCGCGGTCACGCACGAGAAGTCGATGGTGGTGGATGGCCGGACAACGCTGATCGCCACCTTCAATTTCTGCGAGAAGTATTTCACCACCACCCGCGACTACGGCCTGGTGCTGCACGACGAGGCGGTGGCGGCCGAGGTCGGTGCCTGCTTCGAGGCCGATCTCGCCCGCCGGCCGTTCGAGCCGGGGCCCGGCAGCCGGCTGCTCTGGAGCAACACCAGCTCGCGACAGGTCATGTGCGACTTCATCGACGGTGCCGGGAAAAGTCTTTCGGTGCAGCATCCGAAGTTCGTCGACATGACGGTGCTGGACCGGCTGATGGCAGCGCTCGACCGTGGCGTCGCGGTCAAGGTGCTGTGCGGCGGCAAGCACGGCATCAGCGACTACGACCTGCTCGACACCTTCTCGTCGCTGCACATGCTCCGTCGCGCCGGTGCGCGCGTTCACAAGCAGCACGGCCTGCGCACCCACGCCAAGCTGATCCTGGCCGACGATGCGCGTGCACTGGTCGGCTCGATGAACATCGATCGCAGCGCGTTCGACCTGCGCCGCGAGCTCGGTATCATCGTCGATGCGCCCGAGATCGTGCCGGGGCTGAAGCGGGTGTTCGAGGGGGACTGGGACGAGAGCCGGCGCTACGACGCGCCGGACCCGCTCATGGCCGCCGCCCATGTCGAGAACGACCAGCCGCACGACCCGGACTACGTTCGTGAGTGA
- a CDS encoding chromate transporter, producing the protein MSEAATPGPGGVGGSGHPGLWELARTFNTISLASFGGGLSAWSREIVVMRRGWMTETEFLSAMTICRLLPGANQVNVAIFVGARMHGPGGAAAAVAGLIAIPFVIIVALCAFATRYQHVGAVQHVLAGLTPAAVALTLSMVWQTGRKTLRSMVPFALCVATTLAAAVLRVPLWATMLVLGPVGVFWSYRQPAPAHPGASG; encoded by the coding sequence GTGAGTGAAGCCGCGACGCCTGGACCGGGCGGTGTCGGCGGTTCCGGGCATCCAGGCTTGTGGGAGCTGGCGCGGACGTTCAACACCATCTCGCTGGCAAGCTTCGGCGGCGGCCTGTCGGCCTGGTCGCGCGAGATCGTGGTGATGCGCCGCGGCTGGATGACCGAGACCGAGTTCCTGAGCGCCATGACCATCTGCCGCCTGCTGCCCGGCGCCAACCAGGTCAATGTGGCGATCTTCGTCGGCGCCCGCATGCACGGACCGGGTGGTGCGGCGGCGGCCGTGGCCGGGCTGATCGCAATCCCGTTCGTCATCATCGTGGCTCTCTGCGCGTTCGCCACCCGCTACCAGCATGTCGGCGCGGTGCAGCACGTGCTCGCCGGCCTCACCCCGGCTGCGGTGGCGCTTACCTTGTCGATGGTCTGGCAGACCGGCCGCAAGACGCTGCGCTCGATGGTGCCGTTCGCATTATGTGTTGCGACCACGCTCGCCGCGGCGGTGCTGCGGGTGCCGCTCTGGGCGACGATGCTGGTGCTGGGGCCGGTCGGGGTGTTCTGGAGCTACCGGCAGCCGGCACCGGCGCATCCGGGAGCGTCCGGTTGA
- a CDS encoding chromate transporter, which translates to MSPARTLQICLLFGSSSLLSFGGGNAVIPQIQLRAVHTYGWITAEQFSQAFAIAQAAPGPSTLLVSAIGYQAGGIPGALLATAAMILPAWVLVYFAARFWLGAKRSRWRIAIEEGLAPIAIGLILASAIVIARSTDHGPMQYVLTVIATLVFCAVKLNPLWVMGACGLTGWALAM; encoded by the coding sequence TTGAGCCCTGCGCGGACCCTGCAGATCTGCCTGCTGTTCGGATCCTCGTCGCTGCTGTCGTTCGGCGGCGGCAACGCCGTCATCCCGCAGATCCAGCTCAGGGCGGTGCACACGTACGGATGGATCACCGCCGAGCAGTTTTCCCAGGCCTTCGCCATCGCGCAGGCCGCTCCCGGCCCCAGCACGCTGCTGGTCAGCGCGATCGGCTATCAGGCCGGGGGCATTCCCGGCGCGCTGCTGGCGACCGCGGCGATGATCCTGCCGGCCTGGGTCCTGGTCTATTTCGCGGCCCGGTTCTGGCTCGGCGCGAAACGGTCGCGCTGGCGCATCGCGATCGAGGAGGGACTGGCGCCGATCGCGATCGGGTTGATCCTGGCCAGCGCCATCGTGATCGCCCGCAGTACCGACCATGGCCCGATGCAGTACGTGCTGACCGTGATCGCGACCCTGGTGTTCTGTGCGGTGAAGCTGAATCCGCTCTGGGTGATGGGCGCTTGCGGCCTGACCGGCTGGGCGCTCGCGATGTAG